TTTTGCAAAAAGTGGATGGAAAGAGTAACTCAGGAGCACAGAGGAGCTCTCAAGGCAGGCTGCAGGACCTGGATCTGAGTTGCTTAGCTAACTACAAATTACACACAGATTCCGGTCCGGGGTTCCCCTGAGGCACAGCGCTAGGTGGGCACACACAGATTATAGTGAGGGGTCCTCCCGGGGCACAGCACAAGGTGGGCACACACAGATTCCAGTCCGGGGCACAGCACAAGGTGGGCAAACACAGACTGCAGTGCGGGGTGCCCCTGAGGCACAGTACTAGGTGGGCACACACAGATTCCAGTCCGGGGCACAGCACTAGGTGGGCACACTCAGCTGCGGTCCAGGAttcccccagggcacagcacaATGTGGGCACACACAGATTCCCAGCGGGAAGTTTCCATCCGCTGTTTAAATCCCGGCTGGGACACGCGGGGCGGGCACGGAGCGGCGCCGCCCTCGCACGGGCCCCGCCCCCGCCTcacggccgccggccccgccccgccgcgcgcaCGGACCGTtacccccgccccgcccccacCCCGCGCATGCGCACCCGCCACTCCCGCCGCGGGAACCAACCGCCGCCCGGCCCCTCCGTGCCCCCGCCGCCTCACGgcgccccgccgcgccgcgcccCGCGCTTGCCTCCGCGTCCGGCGGGTTCTCCGCAGCGGCACCGGCGCCGGCGCCGCCTCAACCCCGCACAGCACGGCGCCCGCCACGGCTCACACTGCCGCTCTTGAAGAGTCCGCGCCCAGCTAAAGCgcagcgcggcggggcggggcctccCCCGCTCCTCAGGGGGAGGAGCGCGGCCAATCCGGGACGCCGGGGGGCGTGGCTCGGGACGGGGGCGTGGCCTCCCGCCATTGGCGGGGCCCCGCCTGACGCGAGGACACCGCCCTCCCCTCACCCCCCCCGCGCGCCGGGGCTGtgtgggaggggagggggcagcggcGCTCCCCGCTCCGAACACCTTCAACTATTAACGCCCAGCGTGGGTAAAGAGCCAAAAAAACCTCCTAAACACACAGTTCGAGTTACTATCGCAAATCAACAACCGCCAAGTTCACATGCATCACACTGCCTCCCTCCGAACTGCCCCTGAGTGCCCTGAGGTGAACACGGGCACAGAGGGAGATGCCCCGTTTCCCCGCGGGCTTTGAAGTAACCGCAGACAAGCGTGAGATTGCATAGAAATGCTTTATTATGTTTATTTGACCAAAGTAATTAAAATAAGGCATTGCAGGTTAGATGTAAACATAGAGGTCAGCTGCACGGCAGGTGGCCGCTGCACAGTGAGCAGGTGTATGGCAACAACAGCAAGAGTGTCAATTTCTGCTTCTCaaggggaaatacaaattcaaAGTTAcattaatatttcattttatttgttaTGAATATGGTTTCTCTCGAGATTTGATTCTGAAAAGCAAGGTTTGGATTCAACACAATGGGTTCAAGTCTGAAAGACCAAGAGATCCGGAGATAAAATTCCCTTTCACTACTGCAGCTCTTGACACCTAGAGAACTACTCTGTATTGTACAAAGACATTTAAATTTTAAGTTCATTGAATATTAGATATCCTGCATGTGAGCACATTGTTATTACTAACATGTGCTTTAAGTGGCACTTCCTTTAAAGAACATTATACAGCATATTTATTTTACTTACATTCTGATGTCTGATTTTACGCCATATATTAATATAGAAAAGGATTCTGCAAAGTAGTAATCATCTGCCCTACTTGTCACTGACAATGTCTCTAGCAATAAGTTCCTTCATTATTTCATTGGTACCACCATAGATTGGCTGAACACGGGCATCCACAAAAGCtctgagggaggaaaaaaaaaaacaccaaggaAATATTACAAACAATGCCTCGGAATgaccatatattaaaaaaaaagaaaaagagcatttTATCTTTAGAGATCCCTCTTTTCAAAGTATACTCTTCCCATTGATAAAGTAGTTCTTACTTTCTAAGAGGCCTCAACTCCCTGGAATATTACAACTTTCCAGGGTGCTGTGTGCCAAACCAGGAACTGGGTCAGCATCTCTTCCCTGTTTGTTTATAGTGTGAAGTCTCCACTATTGCCtctaattaaacaaaaaaaacccaaagccctaTAAACCCAGCCTCCTGCTACTACTCCACTCCCAATTCTTGTTCCTGGTGACAGCACACAGGATGATGACAGAGCTTTTCCATGTTCATTCTGCTTCCTCACACAGGAGCAATGTGGCATTCTCTGGAAATCTACTTACTACTGGACCTCAGAGACAATAAAACACTGTGTGGGGAACTACTGAACACACAGACATGCAGGGGTTCAAGGACACCCCAAATTTGCCTTCTTTTAATAAGACAGTGCAGATCACCCACAAATTACACTCCATGAAAACATGGAGGAACAAGTGATTTTAAAGCAACATTTCATACCCAATGtatttaaagttaaaaaaaaaatctgaacttcctcagtttaaaaaaaaatagcttaCTTATGACAACTGCACAGCAGTCCTGTGTTTGCTAGTTCTACTGTCAGATCACCACCTCTttgataaaattaataaaaacagCACAAAATCTTCATTTAGTGTGTCACAGCCTGTACACAAACTTCACAGAAAATACATGAGGATATATAAAAGCTCCATAAATGTCTCTAAATTCACAAAgtcagaaaaaaatgggaatggCAAATTTCTTTGTCTACATACAAATCTCTTAACCTCTTAATTTTCAAAGGTGTAAAAGAGCTGGATGTAGCCAGTTATGCTCTTGATTTAATTACTTGATACTCAGTGGTAGAAAAAACAGGTTTTCTTCACCCACATGCATTTAATTTCAGATAAAACATAAAACTAGCTCCCCTCATTTCTACTTTTTATAGTTTTACTTCtgtttttttaattcacttttttttttctaaaaaaccaacttttgtgaaaaaaaaaaaaaaaacagacaacaATTGCTGAACAGATCTTCAGTTGTTTGGAGCACCAAAACAAAGCCTGCAGATATCTGTACAGTAATTTCAATTAAACACGATGAGAAAATGAACATAAATCACTACTAACCCTAAATAACTAACACACAGATACAGAGGAAGTGCTTCATTTGACTTTGCTGGTTATCTTTCATCACACAACCTGAAATGTTCCACTTACTTTGCAATTGGATACTCCCACATGTAGCCCCATCCTCCGTGCATCTGCACACACTGGGTAGCAATGCTGTTTTGGAGATCAGAACACCTTCAATGGCCAAAAGGAAAGTTGCTGTTAGAAGGACATCATGTTGCAAAACATTACAGAAGATAAAGATAACAAGACAAAACCAAAATGTTATTGGTAAGAAATAAATACTGCTCAACTGAATGCATTAAAGGCTTGTTTCCTATCTGGGACAGCTTTtggagaaggaaaggtttcaaaACAGACAGGCTTGTTTACCTTTCTCACAGGCCAGGAGAATCCTTTTGTGAAGCAAGTTGGTACAGGCTCTTTTCTTGCCAAATCACTCAGCTTTGTCAGAAATTAACAACAAACCAGGCTGTCCCCCACCACTGCCATTAGCAACACACCAGGATACTCTCTGAGCATACCCATCACCTGGGCATAATTTATTTTCTGCAATAAACTTTCCCAATAGCTTTTTCTGCAATAGCCTTCAATTCTAAACATACTGTAATTCTCCAACAGCATTGGCTGACTACAAAATATGGatttatagcaaaaaaaaaaaaatttccagctCAAGCTGTTAGAAGACATGAAAAAAACACTTTCTAAGCATACAGCTTTCAGTGGCAACagaagaaatgaaaatgaaaagctaATTGCTTCTCCTGGAATAATGGTCTTTTCCCCCAAACTATCCCCTCATTCATTTAAACCCTTACAGTTTATGATATCAAATGTAATTCTGCAGCTGTGAGTTACTGCAACTCTCTTTCCTAAATATAGTCTCAAATTCAAAATTTTAGGTATGTACCACAACCTGTCACcacaagaaaaaccaaaccaaaacaaccctacagaccttttCCAGATATGAAAAAAGACATGCACAAACCAGGTTTTAAACTCCTTCAAAGCTCTAACTCAAGTCATTGACTATACAAAGAGTTTAAAGGAAAATTTGAGACTGGAGAGAATGTCCCAATACATTTGGGAATAAATCAATTCTACATTCAAGCATTTTCTAGACCATTTAAGTGAGTCTTATGGAAGGGTCACAGGGACACCACTGGGGAGAGAGGAAACCCACAACAAATCATGCTGGTAAACAGCTGTGAAAGTGAGGGGTTTTCAAAAGCCTTGCTTAGGGAAATTTGTTGAGGAAGTGAGTCTGCATACCTCAGCTGGCATTAGTTGTTTTCTCCTCCTCAAAATGGAATGCCTTTGCTTCTGTACCTGGTACTTCTAGGTAATCACTGCCAGGAATAGCACTCAGAACCCTTCCTTCCATTGTAAATATTTCTGCTCTATACTTATTTTGAAAAGCCTAAAAACTGTGTATCTTCCATAAACTTCTTTGCTTATGTCTcatgtgggttttttcctcccatctTTGCAACAAGCTATAACTAGACAAATTCATGTACCCACTACTTTAGATATTTCTTAGATATTGTTTTGATGGGGTAAAACTAAGTTAACACATGACACCACCAAGTACAGGATGAGGGAGAAGAAGTTCTGGACAATATAGGAAAGCACTGCTCAGTCTCAGTTACAGCAACAGCTGTAGCTAACTATTTCTTCCCAAAACCAGACAGCTTTGAAAACTGGCTGGGCCAAACAGCTATTCTTAAGTAACCTTAACTAAACAGTACCACAGAGCTTTAAATAGATTTAAATTTAGCTCCAAATATTCAAATTTTTCTTtaataagcaaaaaaaaacaacaaaaaaattaaaaaatttaaaaaattaaaaccaaagaaaattaaaaaccacCTAACAACAAACTGCTAAcaataaaatgcaatttttttgtCTAAATACCAATGGAGCACTTGCCTTCACTTAAAGCTAAAGCAGAGGCATGACCTTGTTATTAATGGAAGTCTATTTTAAAAGTATGCCTTTATTTTGAAATGGATCTGGTTAACCAAACTTAGCTGTCAGTGTAACTCTGATTTTTGCTGCCCACACCACTGGAGTTCAGACCATGCCAGTGCCAGTCCCAGATGACTGTGAGCACATACCAGTACTTGGCCATGGAGGCTGTGGCAGAGTCCAGGCGTTTGTCTGCATGCAGCTGCAAACAGTTGTCCATAAAAGCTCGGCCCACACAAATCTGAGTCTTTATTTCAGCCAACTTGTGCTGTACTGTCTTGTTTTGGAAGAGGATAGAGAGGGGAGAGCAAAGAAACACAGTGCAGTTAATACTTTAGGTAGAAAATGCAGCATTTTCCAAAAGGATTGCTGTTAGAAATCACTATTTCAAAATTTGGCTCTGTACATCAGAAGACACCAGACAATTATGTATTCACCAGTCCTATTAGACAAAGTTACTGCTCTTTACTTCTCAAGGTCAACTGAAAACACAAATTTAAGAGAAAAAGCAcaagagaaagggaaaacaaattCCTAGAGAGCACATGGCAGAAGGCCCAGAGCGCTCTGTCACTCTCGGCTCCCTCTGGCGAGGAATGTCCTTTCACTCTGTAGAGCCATGAACTTTCCCAATTAATAACACTTCACCATCTGCTGAATGCTTTTTCTGTGTATTCTTCAGAGTTTAAGCTACATGCAAAGAGACTGAAGCAAAAAAATATAAGGAATTTTAGAATATCAAAGTTTTTCAGCACCAAGTTCTGTCGTATTGGAAGAGAGGTTTAGATAGAAGAAGTAAAATCCATCATAAGGTTATGTAAAACCAGACCAGGCAGGCATTCAAACATCTTCTTGTAATTCTGGTAGGGAAGGGATAAAAACATCACCCACTAATAAAAGTTCTTTCTTATTTCAGTTCtagaaatatatattaaaaaaaaaatcttgcttcCCTTGACAAGAAATACACTGGACCAGTGTACTGCTGCAAGGAAAGAATTCATTTCAAATGCTGTAATGTGGCATGACTAAATGAATTAGCCCAAGGCAGAGCTCTAATTGGAAAGGATTATTTATAATATGCACACTCAAGTCATCAGCAACAAAAAAGATATGCAGGAATTCATTATTTTGGCAAAAATAATATACTTTATAAAATTTATTGTCTGCCTGCTGGTGGCCTGGCCTAAATAGGGAGATTATTTTGGAGATCTCTGCACAGTGAACTACTACAAATAGGAAGCATCTCCTACCTACATTTAAACAAGTTAAAATACAGTTCTTTTGTGTTTCAGTCACACAGTGAAAATTCCATCTGGAATTATGGATTCCTGAAGGTTAACTTTAAAAACCATGAAGATCATAATTCCCTGAAGGATATCTAGCATTCCAGCCTCTAAAAGTTTCAGCTCTGGCGCTCTTCACAACTAAAGATTTGAGTCTGACAGTCTCAAGACGTGGAAATGGATTTTTTTGTTAATTATTTCAAAAGTATATCAAAAAAGGAAAGAGGCAGCCAACATCTTTAGCCCATATGAGTCAGTTCTATCCTCTAAACCAAACATGCAGGAGCTTGGCCTCCTTCAGCCCTAACAGTTAATGCTGTTGTCAGGAAAATTGTATTATAGCAATCCTGTGGAAAGCAATATCTATTTTATGACTGCAGCTAAAGAGTGTAGGCACAAATACCTCAAAACTCAATTACCTACCCCCATCAGGAGTgagctctgcccacagagcaTCAGCCAGCAGTTTTACACACAGCCACGCAAACACCCAGACTGCTGCTGCCTGAGGAATCTCATTACAACATTCATGAAGCACCTCCACAGCACTCaggcagcaaggtcactgctgggaGTCCCCCTCCTCCAGGAACatccaaaataatttttctgcaatGCTCTGTGTGCAGAGGAACACAGGACCTGCACAGGCAGCCCCCCAAAAGGATTTTAGGCACAGACAAACAGAGGCAGGTGTGATGGAGGCTGTGATTAGGACCTCTGGCAGTAAAATGCAAGCCTGAGATGAACAAGGGAATCATTCTTCAGCAGGAGCCAGGATACTTCCTGCTATTTCCTTTTAAGAAACAGCACTGCTGGGAGGTTACCTACCCAAGTCATAAAATACATACAATTAAggcttttctttaaaattattctttttgcattccaaaaatgaaaaataagcaCAGAGGTAAAAAACAGCCCCAGTGAAAGCTTTGAAAATGACCCTTCAAAATCAGCCCAGTGATTTTCATTTGGTCACTACTTCACATGCACAGccatacagcaaacacacacaAGAATCTGTACACAAGCAGCTCAGTTCTAACTCACCTGCAAATGTGCAATTGTCTTCCCAAAAGCTTTTCTTTGCCTCACATAATTCCTTGTCTCTTCAAACATGAATTCACAGCTAGCAAGAGCCATATCAGCAATTAGCAGTCTTTCCTTTTGAAACACAAATTCCAGAATGCAGTTGAGTTAGTCCTACATTTCTCCACATCAGATGCACAATTAGGACACAGATGTTCAGTGCTGTTCATTAAGGGAGTGGGAGCAGAAGTCACATAAAACATCAAACCAGACATACTGCATTACTGAAATTAATGAGTTGGACAAATGCCTTGCTGTCTAAAGCTCACTTTTAAGGCTTTACTGGTGTAATGCTCCATTACAATGACTCAAAAAATAGCTACAGATCGACCACAGGAATCTTACTGACTGAAAAATTCACATCAGATTCTGTTTCAATTATTGGCTTCCACTGCTCAGCTAAAACAACAACTGTATTTAACAATTTCAATAGGACAACTCGAGGGGGGGGAAAAGCCTACAAAAAAAAAGTCTTGCTTTTCCTTCATTGCACAgtggaaaacaaaaattaaatgcAAAACAATTTTTTCTGGCAACATTGAAACAGTCTGATGCTTTGCATCGAATCTGTTCATGGGACATCTATTTAAAGCATTAAAAGATTTCCTTTGATCAGGTTTTGTATTTACTCACagtgtaaaattaaaaaatacgaTCCCTACTAAATGAGGCAACTATGTCATGGCTTTGACAAAGCACAGACACATTCTGGAAAACAACACTGCCTCCTTGTCCTCCAAAATAATTCCAAAACTTCATAAACTGACTTGTAAAGTAGCAAGGTATTTTGGCAGCTAAACAATTTCTTTACTTTGTTGTATGAACAGAATTCCATGTAACTTTAATATGTTTCTACTTGTAGAAGAGTTAGAACAGCAGTGCTTGTTTCTTGAAAGAGAATGCTAAATGAATCAGAGATGTCCAAGCTACACTTAATTTACTGAGCAAAGTGCTTCCATACAAGAAGTACACAAGAAATCTGTGGTATGTTTTTTTAATACACTACCCTCAGGTTTTTCAGTAGCTGGGTTGCTGATCAAGAGATCTGTATTTAAGCTGGTGGGATATCATTACTTTTAGCAATGCCCAAAGAATTCTACACCTAGCACTGTGTGCTTCAGTTAAAAATCAGCAGTGTGAACAAAACATTGCACAATAGACTGTCAGAGACTGGAAAAGACATTGAGACATTTTGGGATGAATGTGTGGGGGTAGGGGGGCAGGATGGGCCCTGCTCTGCACACCAGAACCCCCAGCCAAGCCCTGCAGTGTCTGCCAGCTGTGCCacactgcaggcagtgccccagtcttgccaaagccagctcctgagtgaccaCAGTCCCATCTGGGAGGGTCAGGGTGCCTCTGGGGTTTAAAAGGGGACGTGTCTTGACCCTATCAGCTTCTTGGAGTCTCTACCTCATCATCACTGGAACTCAGGAGTTGGTAGTTACAGGtgtgtttttctgtattttttctatctctaattatttttccattttggGTCATGTAACATCAGACAGGTTTAAAGGTTGCTAAGTTAAACAGACTAAGTTAATGCTAAGGCATGAGCTTTATGTTAATTGGAGGTCCTTTGTCTAAGTTCCTTGATTTTCTACATTTTGCCAGTCAACTTGTATAAATTTGACCTCTTGAGTATATCTGGTTGCTATTTCTCCTGTGAGCTTAACCCATAGAAATGTTTTGGGCTTTTACAAAGGCATCCCGCTTCAGCAACCCAGGTGGCTCACCACAATACCTGAACTTCACAACTAATGACAAAATCTGTGTCTGTGTTCTTCCTGCAGACAGCAAACACTCACATTCCTTTTACCTGAGGCAGCTCTGCCATCAGATAGTAGAAGCCTTTGTTCTCTTTTCCAAGCAAGGCACTGGCTGGCAACCGCACATCTTCAAAAAACAGCTCTGCTGTGTCCTAAGATTTAAAAGGCAACAGTTGAGTCTGACATTCTCATCCCATTAAACTAATTTTTTCCTATTGTTTTCTTGCTACTGTGCACCTTAACTTGAAATCCCAGATTTAGCCTGGAAGGATCCTCCAGAAGTCATTGAGCTTACATCCtactcagagcagctccagaaaaACAATCAGCTGAGGGCCTTGTCCAGTTAAGCTTTCCAAAGCTCAAAAGATGAAGGCTCCAGACCTCTCTCAGCCCCTGTGCAAGTATCCAACCATTTTCCTGGTGGATCTTTTTTCCTAATACCTGCTAAGAATTTTCCTTAATGTAACTTGTCTCCTTTGCCACTCTCCTCCTCAAAAAAGGATGAGGTCCCAGCATCTCTATAGCTAAACACATCAGTAAATTCTTTCAGGCTTCTTCCAAGTAAATGCATCCAGCTTTCTCAGCTTCTCTTTGCACATCACATGCTTCAGACTTCCACAGGTAAAATCAGGTTCCATTACATTGCATGTTTGTGCTCTGAAGTCTAACAACTAGAACAGAACCATAATTCCATCTCATACTTATTTAGCATTTGCCAGACATTAAGTGGGTTTAGACTACCTCCAAATCTGGTGCATCAGAGGTTGTATGAACTCACTTGAGCTTTCAGGCCAATTTTGTTGAGTTTGCGCCCTTTGATGAAACCTTTTGTTCCATTTTCCACCAGGAAAAGGCTGATGCCGTGAGCAGGGGATCGGGCCTCCCGGTCTGTAACCGCAACCACGATCACCACGTCGCTCATCCAGCCATTAGTGATGAACACCTGCAAGGAAAAGGAATTTAGAATAAAGCAAGGTGGATAGAGGTTACAAGAGATCACCAAGCAGCAGAAAGTAAAATTACATTGGCACTTCCAGAGGTGAACTGAAAGGCAAGTTC
The sequence above is a segment of the Melospiza melodia melodia isolate bMelMel2 chromosome 8, bMelMel2.pri, whole genome shotgun sequence genome. Coding sequences within it:
- the ACADL gene encoding long-chain specific acyl-CoA dehydrogenase, mitochondrial, which encodes MATRLLRLRGLLRATGCRPFSAQPSPLQTEQHGTKRLEPSSAKTLTDIGTRRIFSSDHDIFRESARKFFQEEVLPFHAEWEKDGQVSRELWEKAGQQGLLGVAIAEKHGGIGADILSSAIVWEEQMYVNCTGPGFSLHSDIVMPYIANYGSEEQIKHFIPQMVAGKCIGAIAMTEPGAGSDLQGVRTYAKKDGSDWILNGSKVFITNGWMSDVVIVVAVTDREARSPAHGISLFLVENGTKGFIKGRKLNKIGLKAQDTAELFFEDVRLPASALLGKENKGFYYLMAELPQERLLIADMALASCEFMFEETRNYVRQRKAFGKTIAHLQTVQHKLAEIKTQICVGRAFMDNCLQLHADKRLDSATASMAKYWCSDLQNSIATQCVQMHGGWGYMWEYPIAKAFVDARVQPIYGGTNEIMKELIARDIVSDK